From Bacteroidota bacterium:
AGACATCCCACCAAGCCACCAGCCTTATGAAGCCCTCCAGCCATCAATCCCGTCGCAACTTTATCCAGAAAACTACAGCCGGCCTCCTGGGCATGGGCGTCGCCGCACCCTGGGCTTCAAATCTCTTGATGGCCAATGGCTTGCCCATGCTTCCCGATGATGAAAAACTGGGTATTGCACTGGTTGGTTTGGGGAATTACGCCAAAGGCCAGCTCGAGCCCGCGTTGTTGGAAACCGACCTTTGCCGGCTCACCGGCATCGTTACCGGCACCCCCTCAAAAGCGGCCGACTGGACGAAGCGCCACCCCCACCTCAAAGGCCACGTCTACAACTACGAAAATTTCGACCGAATCGCTGAAGATGACGCCATCGACATTATCTATGTTGTGCTGCCAAATTCTATGCACGCGGAGTTTACGATCCGTGCAGCAAAAGCTGGCAAGCACGTCATCACCGAGAAACCCATGTCGACTTCTGTCGCTGAAGCACAATCCATGATTGATGCCTGTGATGCTGCCGGCGTCAAACTATCGGTAGGCTACCGGTGCCAGTTTGAGCCGCACAATATGGAGGCCATGCGACTCGGACAGGAGCAGGTGTTTGGGCCCGTAAAAATGTTGGAGACCGAGTTTGGCTTCCGCATCGGAGATCCTAACCAGTGGCGATTGAAGCATGCGCTGGCCGGCGGTGGTGCACTCATGGATGTTGGCGTCTATGCCATTCAGGCAGCCCGGTATGTAACCGGACAAGAACCCGTACGCGTTTGGGCACAGGAGTTTAAAACCGATCCCGTGAAGTTTGCTGAAGTAGATGAAACCATCACTTGGCAGCTGACCTTCCCGGACGGCGCCATGGCCAATTCCACAACGAGCTACATTGCCAGCACACAGCGTCTGTATGCGGCGGCTGAACAAGGATGGTTTGAAGTCAATCCTGCTTACTCGTACAGTGGCATCAAAGGCCGCACGTCGCGCAATGCAATGGAATTCCCGCAAATCAATCAGCAAGCCGCGCAAATGGATGCCTTCGCAGATTGCGTGCTCAATGATCGCCAGAGCACGGTAGACGGGTACGAAGGTATGCGGGATATGAAAATTGTCGAGGCGATCTACCAGAGTATTAAAGAAGGAATGCCTGTGGCGCTTGGAGGCTGAGATCTTTCCAGGCGCGAAAAATAAGCCCAAATCGATTATATAACTGTAATCAAGTACGGGAATATTGTTATCCGGCAATCATGAAGCTGTTGCCTGCCTTGCCAGTTCACAATGAGAGGTTTGTATTCACACTGCCTGGTGTTCTATGCCATCAAAAAAGCGCAAGGTGTGTTCAACCATCCTGTTCCAGTAAGGCCATTCGTGCCCGCCCTCGGATGTTGTAAAGGTATGGTCGATTTGTGCTGCTTTCAGCTGCTGCGAAAACTCGACGTTGCCACCATAAAGCACATCATCTTTGCCGCAATCCATGCGCAGTGGAGGAAGCTGCGCCTTGTGCTGTGTTGCCCAGTGCAATACGTCTGTTTCGTTGGGATTTTCGCACTGATAGATCGACAAGTCTTCTTCGACGAAGATGCGCATTTCCTCTATGGTTGTAATGGCTGAGTGGGCCGAGATGCCACTGAACCTGCTAGCATACTTCGCGCCCAGCCGCAAGGCCCCATATCCTCCCATGGATAGGCCTGTGATGTAAACGCGCGATTTTTTGGAAGCTGCCGGCACCCTTTTTAGCACCGTCTCCAGCATGTCTTCCATGATCCATTGTTCGTAGTTGAACCCATTACGCAGTGGCAGGTAGGCGGAGCCGGCGTAGTAGCTGCCGTCCTCTGGCATGACCAATAGCATTTCGTCGATTTCATTGCTTTCCCGGAGTCGCTCATACACCGCATGTGCGCCGCCCATATTCATCCAAACCCAGTGGTTGCCATACACGCCGTGCAACAGGATGACTATGGGGAGATCCGTCGCTTCGCTGTAGGCATTGTAGCAAGATATATTGCCCCGGCCTTTCAGCGAAGAAGCGTGAACAGTGAGGACCATGCGCTTGTCCGCTGCGCCTTCGGGGGAGGATTGTTCGATTTGTTGGATGGACATATGGGGGATGTTTTGAGTGTCGAATGCCGAGTGATGCGAATTAAGGGTT
This genomic window contains:
- a CDS encoding Gfo/Idh/MocA family oxidoreductase, yielding MKPSSHQSRRNFIQKTTAGLLGMGVAAPWASNLLMANGLPMLPDDEKLGIALVGLGNYAKGQLEPALLETDLCRLTGIVTGTPSKAADWTKRHPHLKGHVYNYENFDRIAEDDAIDIIYVVLPNSMHAEFTIRAAKAGKHVITEKPMSTSVAEAQSMIDACDAAGVKLSVGYRCQFEPHNMEAMRLGQEQVFGPVKMLETEFGFRIGDPNQWRLKHALAGGGALMDVGVYAIQAARYVTGQEPVRVWAQEFKTDPVKFAEVDETITWQLTFPDGAMANSTTSYIASTQRLYAAAEQGWFEVNPAYSYSGIKGRTSRNAMEFPQINQQAAQMDAFADCVLNDRQSTVDGYEGMRDMKIVEAIYQSIKEGMPVALGG
- a CDS encoding alpha/beta hydrolase-fold protein, with the translated sequence MSIQQIEQSSPEGAADKRMVLTVHASSLKGRGNISCYNAYSEATDLPIVILLHGVYGNHWVWMNMGGAHAVYERLRESNEIDEMLLVMPEDGSYYAGSAYLPLRNGFNYEQWIMEDMLETVLKRVPAASKKSRVYITGLSMGGYGALRLGAKYASRFSGISAHSAITTIEEMRIFVEEDLSIYQCENPNETDVLHWATQHKAQLPPLRMDCGKDDVLYGGNVEFSQQLKAAQIDHTFTTSEGGHEWPYWNRMVEHTLRFFDGIEHQAV